Proteins from a genomic interval of Pseudophryne corroboree isolate aPseCor3 chromosome 4, aPseCor3.hap2, whole genome shotgun sequence:
- the LOC134911743 gene encoding cystatin-2-like gives MAAALCFSVVVALSVLSVSSEILVGAPERDNPSDPDVIKAAAFAVNGFNQKSSEDYIYKLVKIVSAETQVVAGVRYILNVEIGKTQCKKSESDTHSCAFIQDPKLAQTLLCTFSVLEVPWEDLESLETSSCKTQ, from the exons ATGGCTGCAGCGTTGTGTTTCAGTGTTGTAGTGGCTCTGTCTGTCTTGTCAGTTTCTAGTGAAATACTAGTTGGAGCTCCAGAGAGGGATAACCCCAGTGACCCAGATGTCATAAAGGCTGCCGCATTTGCTGTTAACGGGTTCAATCAGAAATCAAGTGAGGATTATATATACAAACTAGTGAAGATTGTGTCAGCTGAAACTCAG gttGTTGCCGGGGTACGTTACATTTTGAATGTAGAAATCGGGAAGACACAATGCAAGAAATCTGAAAGcgacacacactcctgtgccttcaTTCAAGACCCAAAACTTGCCCAG ACATTACTCTGCACTTTTTCAGTCCTGGAAGTTCCATGGGAGGATTTGGAAAGTCTTGAAACATCTTCTTGCAAGACACAGTAA